A section of the Rhizobium sp. BG4 genome encodes:
- a CDS encoding argininosuccinate synthase produces MASKKDVKKVVLAYSGGLDTSIILKWLQTELGAEVVTFTADLGQGEELEPARKKAEMLGIKEIYIEDVREEFVKDFVFPMFRANAVYEGVYLLGTSIARPLISKHLIDIARKTGADAIAHGATGKGNDQVRFELSAYALNPDIKIIAPWRDWSFKSRTDLLAFAEQHQIPVAKDKKGEAPFSVDANLLHSSSEGKVLEDPAQEAPEYVHMRTISPEAAPDKATVIKVGFKKGDAVSINGVAMSPATLLAALNNYGRDNGIGRLDLVENRYVGMKSRGVYETPGGTILLAAHRAIESITLDRGAAHLKDEIMPRYAELIYYGFWFSPEREMLQALIDKSQEHVEGEVTLKLYKGNVMVIGRESDKSLYSDKLVTFEDDQGAYDQKDAAGFIKLNALRLRTLGKRNLKG; encoded by the coding sequence ATGGCATCTAAGAAAGACGTGAAGAAAGTCGTGCTTGCCTATTCGGGCGGCCTCGACACCTCGATCATCCTGAAGTGGCTGCAGACCGAGCTCGGCGCCGAAGTCGTGACCTTCACGGCCGATCTTGGCCAGGGCGAAGAGCTGGAGCCGGCGCGCAAGAAGGCCGAGATGCTCGGCATCAAGGAAATCTATATCGAGGACGTCCGCGAAGAATTCGTGAAGGACTTCGTCTTCCCGATGTTCCGCGCCAATGCCGTCTATGAAGGCGTCTATCTACTTGGCACGTCGATCGCCCGTCCGCTGATCTCAAAGCACCTGATCGACATTGCCCGCAAGACCGGCGCCGATGCGATCGCCCATGGCGCCACCGGCAAGGGCAATGACCAGGTTCGTTTCGAACTCTCCGCCTATGCGCTGAACCCCGACATCAAGATCATCGCTCCCTGGCGCGACTGGTCGTTCAAGAGCCGTACCGATCTTCTGGCATTTGCCGAGCAGCACCAAATCCCGGTTGCCAAGGACAAGAAGGGCGAAGCGCCGTTCTCCGTCGACGCCAACCTGCTGCATTCTTCGTCCGAGGGCAAGGTTCTGGAAGATCCGGCTCAGGAAGCGCCTGAATACGTGCATATGCGCACGATCTCGCCGGAAGCCGCTCCTGACAAGGCGACCGTCATCAAGGTCGGCTTCAAGAAGGGCGACGCCGTCTCGATCAACGGCGTTGCCATGTCGCCGGCGACCCTGCTCGCCGCGCTCAACAACTATGGCCGCGACAACGGCATCGGCCGTCTCGACCTCGTCGAAAACCGCTATGTCGGCATGAAGTCGCGCGGCGTCTATGAAACGCCCGGTGGTACGATCCTGCTGGCTGCGCACCGCGCGATCGAGTCGATCACCCTCGACCGCGGCGCTGCGCATCTCAAGGACGAGATCATGCCGCGCTACGCCGAGCTGATCTATTACGGCTTCTGGTTCTCGCCGGAGCGCGAAATGCTGCAGGCCCTGATTGACAAGAGTCAGGAGCATGTCGAGGGCGAAGTGACGCTGAAGCTCTACAAGGGCAATGTCATGGTCATCGGCCGCGAGAGCGACAAGTCGCTCTATTCCGACAAGCTGGTCACCTTCGAGGACGACCAGGGCGCTTATGACCAGAAGGACGCCGCCGGCTTCATCAAGCTCAATGCGCTGCGTCTGCGCACGCTCGGCAAGCGCAATTTGAAGGGCTGA
- a CDS encoding LysE family translocator, translating to MTQSLLLGAFLAALFYVLIPGPAFLQLLGIGAGQGRKAGAFFLMGHLVGDTIWSALALIAIVGAKIIGTFVFDLLGLLCGFYLAWIGWSAVSAKPKADGQALVVVERPFRRGLIFGVTNPKGYPVALATFTALVAGSSGALDFAALPLMLCVSFVGFVTADIILVTIIGAGAVRRFYRAHERLIVRCSGVLFMGFAVQALWHATPGLLGWRKA from the coding sequence ATGACGCAGTCGCTACTTCTCGGCGCCTTTCTGGCAGCCCTTTTCTATGTGCTCATCCCTGGTCCGGCCTTCCTGCAGCTGCTCGGCATCGGTGCCGGGCAGGGACGCAAGGCAGGCGCGTTTTTCCTGATGGGCCATCTGGTCGGCGACACGATCTGGTCTGCCCTGGCGCTGATCGCCATCGTCGGCGCGAAGATCATCGGCACCTTCGTCTTTGATCTTCTCGGCCTGCTCTGCGGCTTCTATCTTGCCTGGATCGGCTGGAGCGCCGTCAGCGCCAAGCCCAAGGCCGACGGTCAGGCGCTTGTCGTGGTCGAGCGTCCGTTCCGGCGCGGCCTGATTTTTGGCGTCACCAACCCGAAGGGTTATCCGGTCGCGCTGGCGACGTTCACCGCGCTTGTCGCGGGTTCGTCTGGCGCGCTGGATTTCGCCGCCCTGCCGCTGATGCTCTGTGTGTCCTTCGTCGGCTTTGTCACTGCCGACATCATCTTGGTGACGATCATCGGTGCCGGTGCGGTGCGCCGGTTCTATCGCGCCCATGAGCGCCTGATCGTCCGTTGCTCGGGCGTGCTGTTCATGGGCTTTGCAGTCCAGGCCCTATGGCATGCGACGCCTGGCCTGCTCGGCTGGCGGAAGGCCTGA
- a CDS encoding M3 family metallopeptidase, translating to MPSTPEFNPALVNWNGHHGLPRFDALNDGDFAAAFDAALASHEKEIDAIAGNPDAPTFENTIVALEIAGDELSRVSVLFWNRAGAHTNEVIQALEREISPKMSRHYSKIGMNAALFARIDALWEKREELGLSLEQTRVLERHWKGFVKSGAKLPKPEQEKLAGINEKLAGLGTNFGQNVLADEKSWSLLLSDGRDLDGLPEFLKDAMAAAARERGEEGKFAVTLSRSIIEPFLTFSEKRDLREQAFKAWAARGENAGATDNRGIIKETLALRKEMAALLGYGNFAELKLDNTMAKKPEAVDELLRAVWTKAVGRAREEEADIAKLIAEDGKNHEVMPWDWRFYAEKIRAQKFNFSETELKPYLQLEKIIEACFDVANRLFGIRAVEKKGIAAYHPDVRVFEIRDAGDTLVALFLGDYFARGSKRSGAWMSSFQSQHKLTLKNGNKGELPIIYNVCNFAKPAEGKPALLSLDDARTLFHEFGHALHGMLSNVTYPSVSGTGVSRDFVELPSQLYEHWLTVPAILKQYAVHFETGEPMPQALLDKVLAARTFNAGFNTVEFTSSAIVDMEFHTRDAVDDPMAVQAEVLAELGMPKSLVMRHASPHFQHIFSGGYSAGYYSYMWSEVLDADAFSAFEETGDAFNREMAAKLKDNIYSTGGSIDPEDAYKGFRGKLPSPDAMLIKKGLSTFKELSGSDA from the coding sequence ATGCCTTCCACACCAGAATTCAATCCGGCGCTCGTCAACTGGAACGGGCATCACGGCCTGCCGCGCTTCGATGCGCTCAATGACGGCGATTTCGCCGCCGCCTTCGATGCGGCGCTTGCGTCTCATGAGAAGGAGATCGATGCGATCGCCGGGAATCCGGATGCGCCGACTTTCGAGAACACCATCGTGGCACTGGAAATTGCCGGCGATGAGCTTTCGCGCGTCTCGGTATTGTTCTGGAACCGGGCCGGTGCGCATACCAACGAGGTCATCCAGGCGCTGGAGCGGGAGATATCGCCGAAGATGTCCCGGCACTATTCGAAGATCGGCATGAATGCCGCGCTTTTCGCCCGCATCGATGCACTCTGGGAAAAGCGCGAAGAGCTCGGCCTGTCGCTCGAACAGACGCGCGTGTTGGAGCGGCATTGGAAGGGCTTCGTCAAGTCCGGTGCCAAGCTGCCGAAGCCGGAGCAGGAGAAGCTCGCCGGCATCAACGAGAAGCTGGCCGGCCTCGGCACCAATTTCGGTCAAAACGTGCTCGCCGACGAGAAGAGTTGGTCGCTCCTTCTCTCCGACGGGCGGGATCTTGATGGCCTGCCTGAATTCCTCAAGGATGCAATGGCAGCTGCAGCGCGCGAGCGCGGCGAAGAGGGCAAGTTTGCCGTCACGCTGTCGCGCTCGATCATCGAACCGTTCCTGACCTTCTCTGAAAAGCGCGATCTGCGCGAGCAGGCCTTCAAGGCCTGGGCCGCCCGTGGCGAGAATGCCGGTGCCACAGATAATCGCGGCATCATCAAGGAAACGCTGGCGCTTCGCAAGGAAATGGCCGCGCTTCTCGGCTACGGCAATTTCGCCGAGCTGAAGCTTGACAACACGATGGCGAAGAAGCCTGAAGCCGTCGACGAGTTGCTGCGCGCCGTCTGGACGAAGGCTGTGGGGCGTGCCCGCGAGGAAGAGGCCGATATCGCCAAGCTGATTGCCGAAGATGGCAAGAACCATGAGGTGATGCCCTGGGACTGGCGCTTCTACGCCGAGAAGATCCGAGCGCAGAAGTTCAATTTCTCTGAGACCGAGCTCAAGCCCTATCTGCAGTTGGAGAAGATCATCGAGGCCTGCTTCGATGTTGCGAACCGTCTGTTCGGCATCCGCGCCGTCGAGAAGAAGGGCATTGCCGCCTACCATCCGGATGTGCGCGTGTTCGAGATCCGCGATGCCGGCGACACGCTGGTGGCACTGTTCCTCGGCGATTACTTTGCCCGCGGCTCGAAGCGCTCGGGCGCCTGGATGAGCTCGTTCCAGTCGCAGCACAAGCTGACGCTGAAGAACGGCAACAAGGGCGAACTGCCGATAATCTACAATGTCTGCAATTTCGCAAAGCCTGCCGAAGGCAAGCCCGCGCTGCTGTCGCTCGATGATGCGCGCACGCTGTTCCACGAATTCGGCCATGCGCTGCATGGCATGCTCTCCAACGTGACCTATCCGTCGGTCTCTGGCACCGGTGTTTCGCGCGATTTCGTCGAGCTCCCCTCGCAGCTTTACGAGCACTGGCTGACGGTGCCCGCGATCCTCAAGCAGTATGCGGTACATTTCGAAACGGGCGAGCCGATGCCGCAGGCGCTGCTCGACAAGGTTCTGGCGGCGCGCACCTTCAATGCCGGTTTCAACACGGTGGAGTTCACCTCCTCGGCGATCGTCGACATGGAATTCCATACGCGCGATGCGGTCGATGATCCGATGGCGGTCCAGGCCGAGGTGCTTGCCGAGCTCGGCATGCCGAAGTCGCTGGTCATGCGTCATGCCTCGCCGCATTTCCAGCATATCTTCTCGGGCGGTTATTCGGCCGGCTACTATTCCTACATGTGGTCGGAAGTGCTCGATGCGGATGCATTTTCCGCCTTCGAGGAAACCGGCGATGCCTTCAATCGCGAGATGGCGGCGAAGCTGAAGGACAACATCTATTCGACCGGCGGCTCGATCGATCCCGAGGATGCCTACAAAGGCTTCCGCGGCAAGTTGCCGAGCCCGGATGCGATGCTGATCAAGAAGGGGCTCTCGACCTTCAAGGAATTGTCCGGCAGCGACGCGTAA
- a CDS encoding alkaline phosphatase D family protein yields the protein MILKETTRRRFLTSVGAVGGFAAASLAMPYYARGSSSRPVFTSGVQSGDVDAASGVVWTRVDRPSRLFIEYSTTDKFANAVRLAPFDVTPETDLTGKLLVTGLPPDQEIFYRFVAADLQDINSRSEPIRGEFRTAPVSRRNIRFVWSGDTAGQGWGIDDEGMRTYQTIAYHRPDFMIHSGDTIYADNPIPDEIVLRSGGVWKNRIVTEEKRTIAQTLPEFRGQWKYNLLDEHVTALNAICPVFHQWDDHEVLNNWSPSTDLSADDRYKEKSVAVLAARASRAFHEMTPIRYVAAEPGRIYRKVSYGPLLDVFFVDLRSYRGPNAHGLDEELMPQSRIFGEAQVAWLKRELARSTATWKVISCDLPIGLVIWDDYGKRRGSESISNGDNDAPLGRELEFADLLRFIRDAAIGNIVWLTADVHYTAAHYYDPGKAKFQDFLPFWEFVSGPLHSGTYGPQELDGTFGPEVRFIKAAPGGIESNLPPSSGMQFFGVVDIDGQSEQMTVRLMDRDDNELWRTVIDPQRTS from the coding sequence ATGATCTTGAAGGAAACGACGCGCCGCCGGTTCCTGACATCGGTGGGTGCAGTCGGCGGCTTTGCGGCGGCAAGCCTGGCAATGCCATATTACGCCCGCGGCTCGTCGAGCCGGCCGGTCTTTACCTCGGGCGTGCAATCGGGCGATGTCGATGCGGCCTCGGGTGTCGTCTGGACGCGGGTCGACCGGCCGTCGCGGCTGTTCATCGAATATTCCACCACAGACAAGTTTGCCAACGCCGTCAGGCTCGCGCCCTTCGACGTGACGCCGGAGACCGATCTTACCGGCAAGCTGCTGGTGACCGGTCTGCCGCCGGATCAGGAAATCTTCTATCGCTTCGTCGCGGCCGATCTGCAGGACATCAACAGCCGTTCCGAGCCCATTCGAGGCGAGTTCCGCACCGCGCCGGTCTCCAGACGCAATATCCGCTTCGTGTGGTCGGGCGATACCGCAGGGCAGGGATGGGGCATTGATGACGAGGGGATGCGGACCTATCAGACGATCGCCTATCACCGGCCGGATTTCATGATCCATTCCGGTGATACCATCTATGCCGACAACCCGATCCCCGATGAGATCGTGCTCCGCAGCGGCGGGGTCTGGAAGAACCGGATCGTCACCGAGGAAAAGCGGACGATCGCCCAGACGCTTCCCGAGTTCCGTGGCCAGTGGAAATACAATCTGCTTGACGAGCATGTGACGGCGCTCAATGCGATCTGCCCGGTCTTCCATCAATGGGACGACCATGAGGTTCTCAACAACTGGTCGCCATCGACCGATCTCAGCGCCGATGACCGCTACAAGGAAAAGTCGGTCGCTGTGCTTGCGGCGCGCGCCAGCCGCGCCTTCCATGAAATGACGCCGATCCGCTATGTCGCCGCGGAGCCCGGCCGCATCTACCGCAAGGTCTCCTATGGCCCGCTGCTCGATGTGTTCTTCGTCGATCTCCGCTCCTATCGCGGACCCAACGCGCATGGTCTCGATGAAGAACTGATGCCGCAGTCGCGGATTTTCGGCGAGGCGCAGGTCGCGTGGCTGAAGCGCGAGCTGGCGCGATCGACAGCGACATGGAAGGTGATTTCCTGCGATCTGCCCATCGGCCTGGTGATCTGGGACGATTACGGCAAACGCCGGGGCAGCGAATCCATCTCGAATGGCGACAATGACGCGCCGCTCGGCCGCGAGTTGGAATTTGCCGATCTGCTGCGTTTCATCCGCGACGCGGCGATCGGCAATATCGTCTGGCTCACCGCGGATGTGCACTACACCGCGGCGCATTATTACGATCCGGGCAAGGCGAAGTTCCAGGATTTCCTGCCATTTTGGGAGTTCGTATCCGGACCGCTCCACTCCGGCACATACGGGCCTCAGGAGCTCGATGGCACGTTCGGGCCGGAAGTGCGCTTCATCAAGGCGGCACCCGGCGGCATCGAGTCCAACCTGCCGCCATCATCAGGCATGCAGTTCTTCGGCGTCGTCGATATCGATGGGCAAAGCGAGCAGATGACGGTGCGGCTGATGGACCGCGACGACAACGAATTGTGGCGGACGGTGATCGACCCGCAACGTACGAGTTAA
- the typA gene encoding translational GTPase TypA, with product MALRNIAIIAHVDHGKTTLVDELLKQSGSFRENQRVAERVMDSNDLEKERGITILAKATSVEWKGVRINIVDTPGHADFGGEVERILSMVDGAIVLVDASEGPMPQTKFVVGKALKVGLRPIVAINKIDRPDGRHEEVINEVFDLFANLDATDEQLDFPILYGSGRDGWMNVNPEGPKDQGLAPLLDLVLEHVPEPTVHEGPFTMIGTILEANPFLGRIITGRVNSGSIKPNQAVKVLHADGKTIETGRISKILAFRGIERQPIEEAHAGDIVAIAGLSKGTVADTFCDPSVSQPLQAQPIDPPTVTMSFIVNDSPYAGTEGDKVTSRVIRDRLFKEAEGNVALKIEESSEKDSFFVSGRGELQLAVLIETMRREGFELAVSRPRVVMHKDEATGQMLEPIEEVVIDVDEEHSGVVVQKMSERKAEMTELRPSGGNRIRLKFLAPTRGLIGYQSELLTDTRGTAVMNRLFHDYQPYKGEIGGRVNGVLLANEAGEAVAYALFNLEDRGPMIIDAGEKVYMGMIIGIHSRDNDLEVNVLKGKKLTNIRAAGKDEAVKLTPPIRMTLDRALSWIQDDELVEVTPKSIRLRKMYLDANDRKRFEKSKAAL from the coding sequence ATGGCACTTCGCAACATCGCGATTATCGCGCACGTTGACCATGGCAAGACGACACTGGTGGACGAGCTGCTCAAGCAGTCCGGCTCCTTCCGTGAGAACCAGCGCGTTGCAGAACGCGTCATGGACTCCAACGACCTCGAAAAAGAGCGTGGCATCACCATTCTCGCCAAGGCGACCTCGGTCGAGTGGAAGGGTGTCCGCATCAACATCGTCGACACCCCCGGCCACGCCGACTTCGGCGGTGAAGTCGAGCGTATTCTCTCGATGGTGGATGGCGCGATCGTTCTCGTCGACGCTTCCGAAGGCCCGATGCCGCAGACGAAGTTCGTCGTCGGCAAGGCGCTGAAGGTCGGCCTTCGCCCGATCGTCGCGATCAACAAGATCGACCGTCCGGATGGCCGCCACGAAGAAGTCATCAACGAAGTGTTCGACCTCTTCGCCAACCTCGACGCGACCGACGAGCAGCTCGATTTCCCGATCCTCTACGGTTCGGGCCGCGATGGCTGGATGAACGTCAACCCGGAAGGTCCGAAGGACCAGGGTCTCGCACCGCTTCTCGACCTCGTGCTCGAGCATGTTCCGGAGCCGACGGTTCACGAAGGCCCGTTCACGATGATCGGCACGATCCTCGAAGCCAACCCCTTCCTCGGCCGTATCATCACCGGCCGCGTCAATTCCGGCTCGATCAAGCCGAACCAGGCCGTCAAGGTTCTGCATGCCGATGGCAAGACCATCGAAACCGGCCGTATCTCCAAGATCCTCGCATTCCGCGGTATCGAGCGTCAGCCGATCGAAGAAGCGCATGCAGGTGACATCGTCGCGATCGCCGGCCTCTCCAAGGGCACCGTCGCTGACACGTTCTGCGACCCGTCCGTCAGCCAGCCGCTGCAGGCTCAGCCGATCGACCCGCCGACCGTCACCATGTCCTTCATCGTCAACGACAGCCCTTACGCTGGCACCGAAGGCGACAAGGTCACCTCGCGCGTCATCCGCGACCGTCTGTTCAAGGAAGCCGAAGGCAACGTTGCGCTGAAGATCGAAGAGTCCTCCGAAAAGGATTCGTTCTTCGTTTCCGGCCGCGGCGAACTGCAGCTGGCCGTTCTCATCGAAACCATGCGCCGTGAAGGCTTCGAGCTTGCCGTATCGCGTCCGCGCGTCGTCATGCACAAGGACGAAGCGACCGGCCAGATGCTCGAGCCGATCGAAGAAGTCGTCATCGACGTCGATGAAGAACATTCCGGCGTCGTCGTTCAGAAGATGTCTGAGCGCAAGGCTGAAATGACCGAGCTGCGTCCGTCGGGCGGCAACCGCATTCGTCTGAAGTTCCTGGCGCCGACGCGCGGCCTGATCGGCTACCAGTCGGAACTGCTAACCGACACGCGCGGTACGGCCGTCATGAACCGCCTGTTCCACGACTACCAGCCGTACAAGGGCGAAATCGGCGGCCGCGTTAACGGCGTTCTGCTCGCCAACGAAGCCGGCGAAGCCGTTGCCTACGCCCTGTTCAACCTGGAAGATCGCGGCCCGATGATCATCGACGCCGGTGAGAAGGTCTACATGGGTATGATCATCGGTATCCACAGCCGTGACAACGACCTCGAAGTCAACGTTCTCAAGGGCAAGAAGCTGACCAACATCCGCGCCGCCGGCAAGGATGAAGCCGTCAAGCTGACGCCGCCGATCCGCATGACGCTGGACCGCGCTCTCTCCTGGATCCAGGACGACGAGCTGGTCGAAGTGACGCCGAAGTCGATCCGTCTGCGCAAGATGTATCTCGACGCCAACGACCGCAAGCGGTTCGAAAAGTCGAAGGCAGCGCTCTAA